ACCGGAATTCATCTTTTTAAAGGATACGAACGGGGACGACAAGGCAGACGTTCGGGAGACCCTAATAGAAGGCTGGGGTACTTTTGACACGCATGCAGGTCCTTCCAATTTACAGTATGGTATAGACAATCAATTGTATGGGGTAGTTGGCTATTCCGGATTTGAAGGCAAGATTTTTGGACAGGATTTTAAATTCAACCAAAACGTGTATAGGTTCAATCCTAAAAAAAGCACCTTTGAAGTATTGACTAACACCTCCAATAATACGTGGGGATTGGGATTGACCGAGGATAATTCAATCTTCGCATCCACCGCAAACAATACGCACAGCGTTTTTGTGGGCATTCCCAATGCCAATTTCACCCATGTTAAAGGGATTGGTACGGATGGTAGTGCCAAAATAGACGGTCACTATGAGATGCAACCTATTACCCCCAATTACAGACAGGTCGATGTTTTTGGTGGCTTTACCGCCGCTGCCGGACATCATTTTTACACCGCTAGAGAATATCCAAAGAAATATTGGAACAAGATAGCGTTTGTGTGCGAGCCCACGGGGGGCTTGGTGCACCAAGCAAGAATCGTAAAGGATGGCGCAGGATATGTAGAGGAAGATGCCGGTAATCTTTTTGCGTCAGCCGATGAATGGTCTTCCCCAGTGGAAGCCAAAGTGGGTCCGGATGGTGTGGTCTGGGTCGCGGACTGGTACAATTTTATCGTGCAGCACAATCCCACCCCAAATAAGGATAGGGGCGGTTACGATGCAGAAAACGGGGATGGAAATGCTTATGTGAATCCATTACGTGATAAGTCCCACGGAAGAATATATAGGATAGTTCCCAAGTACGTTTATGACTATGAACCGATGCAATTGTCCAAGGAAGACCCAGATGCTTTAATAGAGGCCCTGAGTAACGATAATCAATTTTGGAGATTGACCGCTCAACGGCTTTTGGTGGAACGAGGAGAAACAGATGTTTTGAACGACCTGTATAAGTTGGCGAATACAAAAGAGGTTGACAGCGAAGGCTTGAATAATGCTGCGTTACATGCACTTTGGACAATTGATGGCCTAGGTGCATTGGAATCGGATAGTAATGCCCTAGGGGTTGTGAAAGGAGCACTGTACCATAAGGCTGCCGGCGTTCGTAAAGCGGCCATTCAGTTATTGCCCCGAAATGATGATTCTGACGATGCCTTGTTCAAGGCGAATACCCTGAACGATCGCGAACCGAATGTACAGCTAGAGGCGCTGCTTTATTTTTCGGAAAGGCCGTCCTCACAAAAGGTAGGTTCTTTGCTATATGATCTTGGCAGAAACGAAGCTGTTCTAAACGATGAATGGATGTTCAAAGGCATATATGCTGCAGCTGCCCAACATAGTGATGGGTTTTTAAACGCCTTTACAAAGGACAACCCAACGTATAAAATGCCTGAAACAACTACCAGTGATATGGGATCAATGGATTACAGTGATTCGGATTGGGAGATTATGGATTTACCGCAATACATAGAGGATGCAGGATTGGATATAGACGGGGTCATCTGGTTTAGAAAGGAAATCTCTTTACCATCCTCGGCTGCGGGTAAAGTAGGTACAATTTCCTTGGGTCCCGTTGATGATTCCGATGTAACCTATATCAACGGAACCGAAGTTGGAAGTATGGCGGCCAGCTATAAATCCATGCGAAGTTATGATATCCCAAAAGGGGTTTTAAGAGCAGGGAAAAATGTAATAGCCGTACGTGTTGATGATACGGGGGGTGAAGGCGGAATTTATGGTAGAAGTTGGTCAATGAACATCAGGGTTGGTGAAGAACGGTACTCATTGGCCGGACCATGGAAGTATAAAGTGGAAAAGAATTATTCCAACAAGATTGTAAAAACATATACAGAAGCGGATTTGGCCGTATTGCTCATGAAGAATTATGGAAGTGAAGGTGGTGTTTCTGCCGATATGACTGATGAAGATTTTTCCAATGCGAAAAAAATCGTTATAAAAACAATAACGAACGAGATGAAATACGATGTTACCAAGTTTGAAGTGAATGCTGGTGAACAGGTGGAATTGATATTGGAAAACCCTGATTTTATGCAGCATAACCTCATTATAACCAAACCTGGTAAAAAGGAAGTGGTAGGTGCAGCAGCGGATAAAATGGCAGCGGACCCAGATGCGGCGGAACTCTTTTACATTCCACAGACTGATGATGTATTGTTTGCAACTCCGTTGTTAAATCCAAACGACACCTATTCGTTGAAATTCACGGCACCAACAACGCCCGGTGAATACCCGTTTATATGTACGTTCCCTGGTCACTGGAGAATCATGCAAGGGGTAATGGTCGTAAAATAGTATCCAAGATTTAGAATGGGAAGTATGAAGAACAAGATAAATTTTGGTGTAAGTACGTGGCTTTGGCAATCGCCCTTTACTACGGAATCGATATCGTTATTTCCTAAAATCAAGGCCATGGGTTTTGATGTTGTGGAAATTCCCGTCGAGGCCCCTGCTTTAATTGACGTAAAAATTGTAAAACAAGCTTTGGACGCAAATGGCCTTGAACCAACCATATGTATCGTTTTTGGAGATGATAAGGATTTGACCTCTGAAGATAAGAGCCTGCACAAAAATTGTTTTGAACATGCGGAACAGTGTTTTTCCTTAGCTTCAGAGCTTGGTGTATGTTTTGTCGCGGGCCCGTTATATGCGGCGGTAGGGAAGGCACGGTTGGCCCCTGCCGACAAAAAAAAACGGGAATGGGAACGTTCCGTTTCCAATCTTAGGAAGCTTTCGGCCATCGGTAAAAACCATGGTCTTGAAATTGCCTTGGAACCGCTGAACCGATTTGAATCGGACTTAATCAACACCACAGAGGACGTGGTACGCCTCTTGGATGCCATCAATGAGGACAACATGAAAATCATTCTGGACAGTTTTCACATGACCATTGAGGAACGGGATATTCGCAAGGCCATTAATTTGGCCGGTGATAGATTGATTCATGTTCAGGTATCCGAAAACCACCGGGGGATTCCCGGCACGGGTTTGACACCTTGGGCCGAATTCGCAAAAGGATTAGAGGACGTGGATTATGCAGGGGCCTTGGTCATTGAAAGCTTTACCCCGGAAATACCGGAATTGGCCGCAGCCGTAAATATTTGGAAAAAACTGGCGGACACACAGGATGCATTTGCATCTGAAGGATTGAAATTTTTAAAGAATACGTTTAAGTAAAATTGAAAAATATGAGTACAAAGAAAGTGAAGGTAGCCATCATCGGTTTGGGTTTTGGTGCAGAATTTATTCCTATATATCAAAAGCACCCTAATGCGAATTTAGTAGCCCTCTGCCAACGAAGCGAGGCCAAATTGAACGAATTGGCGGACGCCTTTGGAATCGACAAGAGATATACCTCTTATGAGGAATTGCTTAAAGACCCAGAAATTGATGCCGTGCATATCAATACACCGATACCAAACCATGGGGAACAATCCATTAAGGCTTTAAAAGCCGGCAAGCACGTGGCCTGTACGGTACCTATGGCCACCACGGTTGAGGAATGTGCCGAAATTGTTCGACTGACCCAGGAAACCGGACTTACCTATATGATGATGGAAACGGTGGTCTATGCCCGGGAATTCTTATATATGAAAGAGCTCTATGAAAATGGGGAGTTGGGCAAGGTTCAATTTTTAAAGGCAAGTCACCAACAGGATATGGACGGATGGCCCAATTACTGGCCCGGATTGCCACCTATGCACTACGCAACGCATTGTGTGGGACCTGTATTGGCGTTGACCAAAGGCGAAGCGGAATATGTTTCCTGTTTTGGTTCGGGTACAATAAGGGAGGAATTGATCAAAGAATACAATTCGCCGTATGCCGTGGAAACCACCCATATAAAATTCAGGAATTCCGATTTGAGCGCGCAGGTATATCGGTCCCTTTTTGATGTGGCACGGCAGTACCGCGAGAGTTTTGAAGTCTATGGTTCCAAAAAATCAGTGGAATGGCCCTTGATAGAGGGAAAACCATTGGTAGTACATACCGCAAAAAAACCGGAACCCGAAATTCCGGAAGAGATTGAAAGTCCAGATTACGCCAAATTGTTGCCCAAGGAAATCCAACATTTTACTACCCAAGGGGTTTATGATTCCGAGGAGAATGAACATTTGTCCTTTACCCAAGGAGCGGGTCATGGCGGTTCGCATCCGCACTTGGTGCATGAATTTGTGGAGGCCTTGGTCGAAGATCGTTCACCTTATCCCAATGCCAAGCAATCGGCCAATATCACATGTGTCGGGATTTTGGCACATGAATCGGCACAACAGGGTGGGGCCATCATTAAATTGCCGGAGTTTACGCTTTCTTAGCCTTGGGTTATCGAATAGAGGACCGATGGAAACATCGGTCTTTTTTATTGAAATCATCCTTAATTGTCGAATAATTTACATTCCAGTATGTAAAATCTACAATTGGGTAATACTTTTTATAAATTGCGGCATCGTTCCAGGAAATTTGAACAGCAAATTAATGTTTGACCCAATGAAATGTCTTTTTACCATTTTAGGTTTTTTTTGGTTAACCCTTGGAGCGGCACAAACCGCCGCCATGGGTACTATTGAACTGGAGATTACCGGAATGGAGAATGACGAAGGCCAGATGTTGGTGGGACTTTACAATTCTGAGGAAGGTTGGTTGCTAAAGCCTTTTAGGGGAGCTTTCGGTAAAATAGCCAATGGTGTCACCACGGTTATTTTCAGGGATATTCCAGAGGGCGTATACGCCATTTCCGTGTTTCATGATAAGGACAACGACGGAAAGCTCAACAGGCTTTTTGGACTTCCTACGGAACGTTTTGGAGCCTCCAACAACGCACCTTCAAGATTTGGTCCCCCTAGATGGCGGGACGCAAAATTTCAGCTATTGGGTGGAACATTGAAACATTCAATTCAAATTCACTAAAAAGCTGTTCAAAATGAAGAAATTTATCGCACTGCTCATGGTAGTGTTCACTACCAGTGCCTGGTCACAAGACCAATTTACAAAGGGAATGCAAAAGGCCTTTGCCCTTTGGGGGGAAGGAAAGTCCATGGAAGCCTCTAATTTGTTCGAAAGAATAAGCAATGCAGAGCAAGACAATTGGCTGCCCTATTATTATGTAGCACAAATCAATACCATCAACTCTTTTGGCGAAAAGGACGAAAAAAAATTGAGACAACAATTGGAAAAGGCCCAGGAATTTCTGGACATCGCCAAGCGTATATCGCCCAACAACCCAGAAATCATGGTGCAACAGGCCATGACATATACAGCGTGGATTGCATACGATGGGGCAACGTATGGGATGACCCATTCAGGAAAGGTGGTTGCCCTTTATACCGAAGCGCTTAAAATTGCACCGGATAACCCTCGGGTAGTATTTTCAAAAGCGGAATGGGACATGGGTGCCGCTGCCTATTTTGGGCAGGATACCGCTCCGTTCTGCAAAGATGTGGAACGCTCGTTGGAACTTTTTACTAACTTTAAACCAGAAGGGCCCTTTTACCCCAATTGGGGTGAGGATAGGGCGAAAGAGACCCTTACGGGGTGTAAAGGATAATGTTTCACTATGGATGCATCAAAAGATTTGGAACGTGATGTTAAGCCTTCCTTTGAAACCATCAAGAAGGTTCTTAAGATAAGCCTATACATAACCCTAGGTATCTCCTCCGTTAATATATTTTTCGCTTTTCAAAATGGGTTCATTTGGCAAAATGAATTGGAGGATGTAGCCATAACCTTTGTATATGCCCTTACAATTACCGCGTGCAACATCTATTACAACGACTACCTTTCCCAAAAGTTTAGTTGGGAGACCCAAACCCAAAAACGACTTTGGTTTGGTGCGATCGGGTCTATTTTATTGACCGTACTTTCATACGGCCTTGCCAGAATCTTCGTGGAGGTAGGTTATTTTGGGAATAGTTTCCTGGATTTCTTTAAGAACGAGAATTATGGTACCTATATCTACACATTACTAATCGCCATTTTGGTTTCTTCAATTTTGCATGCATTTTACTTTTATAAGGCATTGCAGGATAGTAAGGTAAAGGAGCAAAAGGTCATAGCGGGGACGGCATCGGCAAAGTTCGATGCTTTGAAGAACCAATTAGATCCCCACTTTCTATTCAATAGCTTGAATGTGCTGACAAGTTTAATAGAGGAGGATCCAAACCAAGCCCAAAAATTCACCACTTCGCTTTCCAAAGTGTATCGGTATGTCTTGGAACAAAAAAATAAGGACCTGGTATCAGTTGATGAGGAATTACAATTCGCCAATACCTATGTAAAGCTTTTGAAAATGCGATTTGAGGACAGTATTATTCTGGATATACCTGAAAACGCAACCAATCCTGAAGCTAAAATCGTGCCACTGTCCTTGCAGTTATTGCTCGAAAATGCCGTCAAACATAATATAGTGAACAGTGCCAAGCCCCTCTATATAAAAATTTTCGAGGAAGACGGAAACTTAAAAGTGACCAATAACCTTCAGGAAAAGCAAGTGGTCAAGAAAAGCAGTGGGGTGGGCTTACAGAATATTCAACAGCGTTATGAGCTATTGAGCAACCGCAAAATGGAAATCCATAAAACCGACGGTAATTTTACCGTTGAACTTCCCATGTTGACCCAAAAAGTTTCCGTTGTGGAGACCCAGGAGGAATTCATCGAGGACAAACGCTATCAAAAGGCGAAGGAGAAAGTGGAAAATATCAAAGGCTTCTACGTAAACCTTATAGCCTATTGCATCGTAATTCCATTTATGGTCTATTTGAACCATAAGACCACAAGTTTTCCCTGGGTGATATTTCCGGTAGTCGGTTGGGGTTTTGGTCTGTTGACCCACGGTATGGAGGCCTTTGGCTATCACCCTATCTGGGGGAAACGTTGGGAAGAGCGCAAGCTCAAGGAGCTTATGGACAAGGATGATTTCTGATGGTTTCCTTGACGGATGCCTTCTTACTTCCAAGGAAATCTCCTTTTAATAGACATCGTTTTCCATCCCTACCGCTTCGGATGACAGTTTATCCTTCAAATTGTACAATTGGGTAAACCACTTTTTCAAAACCCCTGATATTCCCTGAAATTTGATGTATTAATAAAAAATAACCGGAAGGAATACCTTCCATAAAAGAAAGAATCATGGAAAATACAAGCGATTACAGATACCGAAGGGCCAAGGAAAAAGTGTCCGAAATCAAAGGTTTTTATGGCAATTTATTGGCGTATTGCCTCGTCATTCCGTTTTTGATTTGGATCAACTATCAGACTACCAGTTTTCCCTGGGCCTTCTTTCCCGCTTTTGGCTGGGGTCTAGGATTGTTGGGCCATGCGGCCAATGCCTTTGACTATAACCCTTTTTTTGGAAAGGACTGGGAACAAAGAAAATTGGAGGAGTTTATGAAAAACGACGAACTTTAAAGAAAACGATACCTTTAAGGTAAATGAAGAATCAACAAACGCAACGTCATGAATAACAGAGATCAAGAATCAAAATACTTTAGGGCCAAGGAACGGGTGGAAAACATAAAAAAGTTCTATACAAGTGCACTTTCCTATGTCATCTTCATTGGCTTTTTGGCCGGCCTAAATTATTGGATAGACGAATGGGAATATCCGTGGTTTTTGTGGGCCGCTTTCGGGTGGGGCATAGGGCTGGTTTTCCAAGGAGTAAAAGCTTTTGGATTTAACCCGATCCTGGGAAAGAATTGGGAAGAACGTAAAATTAACGAACTGATGCGGGAAGAGGAGGAACAAACAAAATGGAAATAATGGAAAGAGATCAAAATAAATTGGAACGTGCCAAGGAAAGGTTAGAGGAACTTAAAGGTTTTTATTGGCATTTGGCATCTTATATTGGTGTTAACAGCTTTATAAGCATTTCCACCATTATTGGAAGAATGAATAACGGAGCCGATTTTTTGGAAGTACTGGACTTTGGAACCTTTGCAGTATGGATCTTTTGGGGAATCGGATTATTTTTCCACGGCATGAAGGTGTTTTCTTATAATCCAATTTTTTCAAAGGAATGGGAGAAACGACAGATTCAGAAATATATGGAACAGGATAAGCGTGAAGCGGAAAAATTCGGTAGGCATGGAAGATAGTTTAAAACAATCGGAGAAATATAAAAAGGCCCAGAGACAGGTCCGGCAAATCAAAAAGTTTTATGGACATTTAAGGGTATATATCATTATAAACGCTCTGTTGATAATGGTAAAATTAAACCTGTTCAATTGGTTCAAAGGGGAATATGATTGGATGCAGGACCCAAACTTTAGTGGTTGGGTAAGTTGGAACGTTATAGGGACTCCCGTCCTTTGGGGAATTGGTCTATTGGGGCATGCAATCTATGTTTTTAGGTTTAAATCGAAATCATGGGAGGAACTAAAACCAACATTCATCAAGAATTGGGAGAAAAGGCAATTGGAAAAATTTTTGAAAGAAGACAATAAAGACTAATGGAAGCTATGGGAGATGGTAAAAATGCGAGATTGAAAAGAGCCAAAAAACGGGTAAAGAAAATAAAGGGATTTTATACCCATCTCACAGTGTATCTACTGATAAATTCTGCCCTTTTGCTTATCAAAATTGTTGGTAACGCCCACTACGGCGAAAGCTTTATGGGACCGGTATTGCACTTTAGTACGTTCGGAACCTGGTTATTTTGGGGAATTGGCCTTTTTTTTCATGGAGTGAAGGTTTTCTATGGACGTACGCTATTTTCAAATAAATGGGAGGCACGTCAGCTGGAAAAATTTTTGGAAGAGGAAAGGGGAAATTCGGAAAAACATTTATGACATGGAAAACTTTATAACCCTGCTTATTTACATACATGCTTTTTTTGGAGGTCTGGCCCTCTTGGCCGGTTCTTTAGCCATAGCTTCAAGAAAAGGGAAATCGCTGCATAAGGCCAGCGGGCGACTTTTTTATCATTGCATGTTGGCCTCAGCGATTGTGGCCTTGATCATTTCAGTGTTACCAGGTCATGAAAATGCATTTTTATTTGCAATAGGTATGTTTAGCTGCTATTTGTTGCTGGCGGGGTACCGTGGCCTAAGGTTTAAGAATAGTACAATGAATTTAAAATTGGATAAGCTTATTTCCTTGTCTGTCGTGTTAGTAGGTCTCTGTATGGTGTTTATGCCACTGGTTTTTAACCATGGTCTTCATATTGTTTTGCTACTATTTGGGTCCGCTGCAATTATTTTCGGGATTCGGGATTTGAGAATTTTCAATAAACCTGAATCCTTGAGGGAAAATTGGTTGCGGATTCACATAGGTAAAATGACAGGTGCCTATATAGCATCCTTTTCAGCTTTTTTGGTAGTAAATCAATTTTTTCATCCATTGGTAAATTGGCTATTACCAAGTATATTGGGCAGTATATTTATTGCCTATTGGATTCGAAAATCGAACCACAAAAAGAAGTTAGAAACAGAAATATCGTAAGATGAACGTAATTATCATAGAGGACGAAAAACCGGCGGCCAGAAGACTGGGCAGGCTATTAGGGGAATTGGAGGTGGCCGTTTCCACCATGTTGCATTCTGTGGAGGAATCCATTGCATGGTTTCAAGAAAACGAACATCCCGACCTTATTTTTTTGGATATTCAGTTGTCCGATGGGCTGTCTTTTGAAATTTTCGACGTGGTCGATGTAAAAAGCGCTATTATCTTTACGACCGCCTATGATGAATATGCCCTACAGGCCTTCAAGCTCAATAGTATCGATTATTTGCTCAAGCCTATTGATGATGAGGAATTGGAAAGTGCCGTAAAAAAGTATCGAAGCCTAAAGCCCGAGTCCAAAAAATTGAGTTTGGATTTTGAGGATATCAAAAAGCTTTTGGTGAACCCCTTGGAGAGGGAGTACAAAAAACGGTTTACCGTGAGGGTAGGACAGCATTTAAAAATCATAAACGCCGATGATGTGGAATGCTTTTATAGTGAGAACAAAGGCACCTACGCGGCTACTTCAGACGGAAGAAACTATTTATTGGATACCACCCTTGAAAACTTGGAAGAAGAACTGAAACCCGATACTTTCTTCAGGGTAAGCCGCAAGTTCTACGTAAACATCAATTTTATAAAGGATATTATATCCTATACCAATTCCCGCTTGCAAATTAAGTTACATTCCTTTTCTGAACAGGAAATTATCGTGAGTAGGGAACGGGTCAAGGACTTTAAGTTGTGGTTGGAGTAGTGGGATGGTTTATAGTTCAAAGTTCAAAGTAATGAGTTAAAAGTTAAGTGCAAAAAGGAATAAGTTTTTTTCCCAACAACCAACAACTACTCCTCATTTTCCACCCGGTTTTCATCAAAGGCAGACGGTAATAATTTGGGTATCAACTTGATAAATATCGGAAGCAAAATAGCCCCACCGGGGAGCAAAAAAATAGCCAGAGAGGGTATGCTTTTAAAAATATCCAATAATTGGGACTGAACCTTTTTCTTTTCTTCTTTCGTAAGGTCCCTGACCGTAGATTTTGAAAGTAAGGCCACCAGTTCCGCACTTTCTGAAAGTTCTTTGTGCAAACGTTTCCTGTTCCTAAGGATGAGCCTGTTCACAAGTTTGGACATACTGTCATAGAACTGTATGGCCATATTTTGTTCCTGTAAAAACGGGATGGTATCCTTATTGGAATGTATAAAATTGGATACATGTGCCAAGGACCCCTGTATAATTTCCGCATCCAATTTTAAGTCCTTTCCTAAATCGTATATAAATTCGGATTCCAGGTAATCCAAGGAGTGGTCTTCCCATACGGTAAGGCAGGCAAGATAGAATAGATACCTATTTTCCCATACGTCTTGATTAACAACAAGTTTTTTTCTGTAGGTCCCATCGAATTTCTTTGAGTCGCTATTGATAAAAGTGAGGGAGGAAGCCAGCAATTGGGCCAATTTTTCGTCTTTTTTGTTTTTCTGCTTTGAATTTAAGGCATGGTAGGTAATGTTGATGGCCAAATATTCCAACAGTTGTGCATGTTTCTTGATTCCCTTCACTTGTAACAAATATCTTCTGAAAAGCAGGGCATCCAGGAATAAAAGGGAATTCGTTATGGAACCATTGAAGGTTTTGCTTATGATATTATCCTCCAAATAGATGCGGGAATCCAGGATTTTCTCGAGCTTTGATGAGGTTTTATTTCCTGTGAATAGCTTCCCCAAAAATGAAACCTTGTTCACCTCCAAGGTCTCGTAAAACTTGAATATCTCCTTTAAAAATAATTCAAAATCAGCACTTTGCGTTTCTATTTTAAAAGTGAAATATAAGGTGGTCAGTAAGTTAATCTTGGCTTTTTCATCTTCGGAAAGGGCATGTTCCGGCGATATGAAATCAGGATATCCGGCATTGATACCGTAAACGAATCCTGTGTTTTTCAAATCCTCGAACAGAATTTCAAAGGTATCGTATTTCCCTTCGTGGTTTTTGACCAACGATCCAAACTTATCTATCCAGCCCTTAGCGGATGGGTTCATGTCCTAGTTTTTGAAAAGGCAAAGGTAGCCAATTGCGTATTCAGAATACTTCTCAAAATTGTTATACAGATGACATTTTAATATGGATTAGCACTATTACTGTTCAACTATCGTGGCTGGTGGTTTTTTGACAATTCAACGGAATGTAAGAAGCCCCGAAATATCGTATTAACAAAAATTTAACATTTGGAACAAAACCCATTTGCATCTCCTCCGTAGGTAGGGATGATTCTAATCTAAAAAACAATAACAATGAAAAAGACAAAACTTTTAATGGGCCTCGGAGCTTTGGCATTTGTGTCGGCAATACTGGTGGCGGCAGATCACATCGATGCTCCGGATTCCATGGGAACCACTGCGGACATAGCGGATTTTTATGCTTTTGAACCTTCGGAAGGTTCAGACAATACGGTATTTGCCGTGGACCTTCAATCCAACGTACTGCCAGATTTGGCATACGGCACGTTTGATGAAAATGTGTTGACCGAAATTAATATCGATACTAATGGGGATTTAGTTGAAGACCTGGTTATACAAGCGATTCCTAGGGATGGAAAAATGTATTTCTTTGGGCCGGTTGCTCCAGCCGCTACTGGAATCAGTGGTCAAGTTATGGTGGACAGCCCTTTGGGTTCCGTTGATATTTCTTCCCATGTAGCCATCGTGGAAACTACTCCAGATGGTGTTTCCTTGTTTGCAGGGCCAAGACAGGACGCTTTCTTTTTTGACTTTTTCCAGTTCAATGCCGTTATAGGCGGAATGGCTCCGGGAGGATTTAAACCCGCGGGTGA
Above is a window of Maribacter algicola DNA encoding:
- a CDS encoding PVC-type heme-binding CxxCH protein produces the protein MKTFYKICAVFFGVFILITSCKSEKKEKAYKDDAPRRIEMLFLGHSIEHHNSGAYFPILASALTKEGINITYTEDVNDLNPEELSLYDGLIIYANHEEITDAQEKALLDYVREGHAFIPIHSASFCFKNSPEYIDLVGAQFMSHETGTFTAEIVDKEHPITKDLKPFETWDETYVHDKIADDIHVLMEHVEGDHREPWTWVKNYGEGKVFYTAYGHDERTWNNPGFQNLVKEGILWAVPENAKENWMAFATDIPTLKYEDRENIPNYEKRDPAPKYQLPLSPEESQKFIQVPAGFEVELFASEPDIINPIAMNWDEKGRLWVIETVDYPNTVRNDDSIGDDKVKILEDTDGDGKADKVTVFADKLNIPTSFAFYDGGIVVSQAPEFIFLKDTNGDDKADVRETLIEGWGTFDTHAGPSNLQYGIDNQLYGVVGYSGFEGKIFGQDFKFNQNVYRFNPKKSTFEVLTNTSNNTWGLGLTEDNSIFASTANNTHSVFVGIPNANFTHVKGIGTDGSAKIDGHYEMQPITPNYRQVDVFGGFTAAAGHHFYTAREYPKKYWNKIAFVCEPTGGLVHQARIVKDGAGYVEEDAGNLFASADEWSSPVEAKVGPDGVVWVADWYNFIVQHNPTPNKDRGGYDAENGDGNAYVNPLRDKSHGRIYRIVPKYVYDYEPMQLSKEDPDALIEALSNDNQFWRLTAQRLLVERGETDVLNDLYKLANTKEVDSEGLNNAALHALWTIDGLGALESDSNALGVVKGALYHKAAGVRKAAIQLLPRNDDSDDALFKANTLNDREPNVQLEALLYFSERPSSQKVGSLLYDLGRNEAVLNDEWMFKGIYAAAAQHSDGFLNAFTKDNPTYKMPETTTSDMGSMDYSDSDWEIMDLPQYIEDAGLDIDGVIWFRKEISLPSSAAGKVGTISLGPVDDSDVTYINGTEVGSMAASYKSMRSYDIPKGVLRAGKNVIAVRVDDTGGEGGIYGRSWSMNIRVGEERYSLAGPWKYKVEKNYSNKIVKTYTEADLAVLLMKNYGSEGGVSADMTDEDFSNAKKIVIKTITNEMKYDVTKFEVNAGEQVELILENPDFMQHNLIITKPGKKEVVGAAADKMAADPDAAELFYIPQTDDVLFATPLLNPNDTYSLKFTAPTTPGEYPFICTFPGHWRIMQGVMVVK
- a CDS encoding sugar phosphate isomerase/epimerase family protein, producing MKNKINFGVSTWLWQSPFTTESISLFPKIKAMGFDVVEIPVEAPALIDVKIVKQALDANGLEPTICIVFGDDKDLTSEDKSLHKNCFEHAEQCFSLASELGVCFVAGPLYAAVGKARLAPADKKKREWERSVSNLRKLSAIGKNHGLEIALEPLNRFESDLINTTEDVVRLLDAINEDNMKIILDSFHMTIEERDIRKAINLAGDRLIHVQVSENHRGIPGTGLTPWAEFAKGLEDVDYAGALVIESFTPEIPELAAAVNIWKKLADTQDAFASEGLKFLKNTFK
- a CDS encoding Gfo/Idh/MocA family oxidoreductase gives rise to the protein MSTKKVKVAIIGLGFGAEFIPIYQKHPNANLVALCQRSEAKLNELADAFGIDKRYTSYEELLKDPEIDAVHINTPIPNHGEQSIKALKAGKHVACTVPMATTVEECAEIVRLTQETGLTYMMMETVVYAREFLYMKELYENGELGKVQFLKASHQQDMDGWPNYWPGLPPMHYATHCVGPVLALTKGEAEYVSCFGSGTIREELIKEYNSPYAVETTHIKFRNSDLSAQVYRSLFDVARQYRESFEVYGSKKSVEWPLIEGKPLVVHTAKKPEPEIPEEIESPDYAKLLPKEIQHFTTQGVYDSEENEHLSFTQGAGHGGSHPHLVHEFVEALVEDRSPYPNAKQSANITCVGILAHESAQQGGAIIKLPEFTLS
- a CDS encoding DUF2141 domain-containing protein, which produces MKCLFTILGFFWLTLGAAQTAAMGTIELEITGMENDEGQMLVGLYNSEEGWLLKPFRGAFGKIANGVTTVIFRDIPEGVYAISVFHDKDNDGKLNRLFGLPTERFGASNNAPSRFGPPRWRDAKFQLLGGTLKHSIQIH
- a CDS encoding 2TM domain-containing protein, with protein sequence MDASKDLERDVKPSFETIKKVLKISLYITLGISSVNIFFAFQNGFIWQNELEDVAITFVYALTITACNIYYNDYLSQKFSWETQTQKRLWFGAIGSILLTVLSYGLARIFVEVGYFGNSFLDFFKNENYGTYIYTLLIAILVSSILHAFYFYKALQDSKVKEQKVIAGTASAKFDALKNQLDPHFLFNSLNVLTSLIEEDPNQAQKFTTSLSKVYRYVLEQKNKDLVSVDEELQFANTYVKLLKMRFEDSIILDIPENATNPEAKIVPLSLQLLLENAVKHNIVNSAKPLYIKIFEEDGNLKVTNNLQEKQVVKKSSGVGLQNIQQRYELLSNRKMEIHKTDGNFTVELPMLTQKVSVVETQEEFIEDKRYQKAKEKVENIKGFYVNLIAYCIVIPFMVYLNHKTTSFPWVIFPVVGWGFGLLTHGMEAFGYHPIWGKRWEERKLKELMDKDDF
- a CDS encoding 2TM domain-containing protein; translation: MENTSDYRYRRAKEKVSEIKGFYGNLLAYCLVIPFLIWINYQTTSFPWAFFPAFGWGLGLLGHAANAFDYNPFFGKDWEQRKLEEFMKNDEL
- a CDS encoding 2TM domain-containing protein, with the protein product MNNRDQESKYFRAKERVENIKKFYTSALSYVIFIGFLAGLNYWIDEWEYPWFLWAAFGWGIGLVFQGVKAFGFNPILGKNWEERKINELMREEEEQTKWK
- a CDS encoding 2TM domain-containing protein, giving the protein MERDQNKLERAKERLEELKGFYWHLASYIGVNSFISISTIIGRMNNGADFLEVLDFGTFAVWIFWGIGLFFHGMKVFSYNPIFSKEWEKRQIQKYMEQDKREAEKFGRHGR
- a CDS encoding 2TM domain-containing protein, which codes for MEDSLKQSEKYKKAQRQVRQIKKFYGHLRVYIIINALLIMVKLNLFNWFKGEYDWMQDPNFSGWVSWNVIGTPVLWGIGLLGHAIYVFRFKSKSWEELKPTFIKNWEKRQLEKFLKEDNKD
- a CDS encoding 2TM domain-containing protein, whose protein sequence is MEAMGDGKNARLKRAKKRVKKIKGFYTHLTVYLLINSALLLIKIVGNAHYGESFMGPVLHFSTFGTWLFWGIGLFFHGVKVFYGRTLFSNKWEARQLEKFLEEERGNSEKHL